In the genome of Cyclopterus lumpus isolate fCycLum1 chromosome 19, fCycLum1.pri, whole genome shotgun sequence, one region contains:
- the rbp4 gene encoding retinol-binding protein 4 translates to MLRYAVALCLLAVSSAQDCQVANIQVMQNFDRTKYAGTWYAVGKKDPEGLFLLDNIVANFQIDGEDGKMTATAEGRVIILNQWEMCASMFATFEDTADPAKFRMRYWGAASYLQTGNDDHWVIDTDYENYAIHYSCRQIDSDGTCLDSYSFIFSRQPTGLRSEDQSNVLQKKTDLCLQGKYRRVPHTGFCEAASQSVTPRTVQ, encoded by the exons ATGCTGCGCTACGCTGTGGCCCTCTGTCTCCTGGCCGTGTCCTCGGCACAGGACTGCCAGGTGGCCAACATCCAGGTCATGCAGAACTTTGACAGGACAAAG TATGCAGGGACTTGGTACGCCGTCGGAAAGAAGGACCCAGAAGGTTTATTCTTACTCGACAACATCGTAGCCAACTTTCAAATCGACGGTGAAGACGGCAAAATGACGGCCACTGCTGAGGGCAGAGTTATCATTCTCAA CCAGTGGGAAATGTGTGCCAGCATGTTTGCCACCTTTGAGGATACCGCTGACCCTGCCAAGTTCAGGATGAGGTACTGGGGAGCTGCATCCTACCTGCAGACTGGAA ACGATGACCATTGGGTGATTGACACCGACTATGAGAACTACGCCATCCACTACTCCTGCAGACAAATCGACTCTGACGGCACTTGCCTGGACAGCTACTCCTTTATATTCTCTCGTCAACCGACCGGTTTGAGGTCGGAGGACCAGAGCAATGTCCTCCAGAAGAAGACGGACCTCTGCCTGCAGGGCAAATACAGACGCGTTCCCCACACGG GCTTCTGCGAGGCCGCCAGCCAATCTGTCACTCCGAGAACTGTTCaatga